The following are from one region of the Ignavibacteriales bacterium genome:
- a CDS encoding endo-1,4-beta-xylanase, with the protein MIELMWSWFASRFSAWSHFHMRFHLAIVSPRVIGALSLVLAVMCLLPVPLSAQRLADGKGRFLGGSVGSSISRHLTRYWNQMTPGNAGKWGSVSFSQGQYNWTYLDSLYNYALQNGMIYKHHTLVWGSQQPGWIAGLDTATQRREVENWIRLVGQRYPKMNFVDVVNEPLHTPLPSYKNGLGGDGATGWDWVITAFTWARQYCAPGVKLILNDYNILGNTTSTTNYLTIINLLKDRKLIDGIGVQGHYFEFRSRVGTTGYVYNLADIKSNLNRLTATGLPVYITEFDVDEPVDSDQLAQYMIYFPIFWTNPSVKGITFWGYVDDDVWTSYPDTYLLYANGRSRPAFQWLQTYITIPVPPALMSPVSVNGTPRDPQLVWQSSTLATSYHVQLADNRSFSPLVVDTTLADTTLNLRPLAANVRYYWRVTAANSVGTSDYSVLGNFLTGEVMSDVEQTGAIPSEYSLSQNYPNPFNPKTAIGYQLLAISFVKLEVFDVLGRGICTLVNEARSAGSHTVDWDGSTLPSGVYYYRLQARPVNGQEPVFIESRKMTLMK; encoded by the coding sequence TGAGTCTCGTCCTTGCTGTCATGTGTCTTTTGCCGGTCCCGCTGTCTGCGCAACGGCTCGCCGACGGCAAAGGAAGGTTTCTTGGTGGCAGCGTGGGCTCCTCCATCTCCCGACATCTGACCCGCTACTGGAACCAGATGACGCCCGGCAATGCAGGGAAATGGGGTTCGGTTTCGTTTTCGCAGGGGCAATATAACTGGACCTACCTTGATTCGCTGTACAATTACGCGCTCCAAAATGGAATGATCTACAAGCATCATACACTGGTCTGGGGAAGCCAGCAACCCGGGTGGATCGCAGGTCTTGATACCGCCACTCAACGCAGGGAAGTGGAAAACTGGATTCGCCTCGTCGGCCAGCGGTATCCAAAGATGAATTTCGTCGATGTCGTCAACGAACCGCTCCATACACCTCTCCCCTCGTACAAGAATGGGCTGGGAGGTGATGGCGCTACCGGATGGGACTGGGTGATCACAGCGTTCACGTGGGCGCGGCAATACTGTGCACCAGGTGTCAAGCTGATCTTGAATGACTACAATATCCTCGGCAACACGACGTCGACGACCAACTACCTGACGATCATCAATCTGCTGAAGGATCGGAAACTCATCGACGGCATCGGTGTGCAGGGACACTACTTCGAGTTCAGGAGCCGCGTCGGGACCACCGGCTATGTCTATAATCTCGCCGATATCAAAAGCAACCTGAACAGACTGACCGCCACCGGCCTCCCTGTCTATATTACCGAATTTGATGTCGATGAACCCGTTGATTCCGATCAGCTCGCACAGTACATGATCTACTTCCCCATCTTCTGGACCAATCCAAGTGTAAAGGGAATTACATTCTGGGGTTACGTCGATGATGACGTCTGGACTTCGTACCCGGACACTTATCTGCTGTACGCGAACGGCAGGTCGCGTCCTGCCTTTCAGTGGCTCCAAACATATATCACCATTCCGGTGCCTCCGGCGCTCATGTCGCCAGTGAGTGTGAACGGCACGCCGCGCGATCCTCAGCTGGTCTGGCAATCTTCTACTCTTGCCACGTCTTACCATGTGCAGTTGGCTGACAACAGGTCATTCAGTCCTCTCGTCGTAGATACCACGCTTGCCGACACAACGCTGAACCTGCGTCCGCTTGCCGCAAATGTGCGGTACTACTGGCGTGTCACTGCCGCGAATTCGGTCGGCACCAGTGATTACTCGGTGCTGGGGAATTTCCTTACGGGGGAGGTCATGTCGGATGTTGAACAGACAGGAGCCATTCCGTCCGAGTACTCCTTGTCGCAGAACTACCCAAATCCGTTTAATCCAAAAACAGCTATTGGCTATCAGTTATTAGCTATTAGCTTCGTGAAACTGGAGGTGTTCGACGTTCTCGGTCGAGGAATCTGCACTCTGGTGAACGAAGCCCGTTCAGCGGGGAGTCACACAGTGGATTGGGATGGCTCAACCCTTCCCAGCGGAGTATACTACTATCGACTCCAGGCACGACCCGTGAACGGTCAGGAACCGGTCTTCATCGAATCGAGAAAAATGACCTTGATGAAATAG